In the Prochlorococcus sp. MIT 1307 genome, one interval contains:
- the ndhI gene encoding NAD(P)H-quinone oxidoreductase subunit I: MMSFLKKVSDYTKDAFGAANYLIQGLAVTFDHMRRRPITVQYPYEKLIPSERYRGRIHYEFDKCIACEVCVRVCPINLPVVDWVMNKETKKKELRNYSIDFGVCIFCGNCVEYCPTNCLSMTEEYELSAFDRHSLNYDNVALGRLPTSVTTDPSVKALRELPYLPSGVMDPHELPEDQPRAGQLPEEIFESMNKNPPQKNLKESNKIANQLEKN, translated from the coding sequence ATGATGAGTTTCCTCAAAAAAGTTTCTGATTACACCAAGGATGCGTTTGGTGCGGCTAACTACCTTATCCAAGGACTAGCCGTTACTTTCGACCACATGCGCCGGCGCCCGATAACGGTTCAGTATCCATATGAAAAATTAATTCCTTCTGAACGCTACCGAGGCAGGATTCATTATGAATTCGACAAGTGCATAGCTTGTGAAGTCTGTGTCAGGGTATGCCCAATCAATCTTCCAGTAGTTGATTGGGTAATGAATAAAGAAACTAAGAAGAAAGAACTTCGTAACTATTCAATAGATTTTGGTGTGTGCATATTTTGTGGGAATTGCGTTGAATATTGCCCTACTAATTGTCTTTCTATGACAGAGGAATATGAACTTTCAGCATTTGATAGACATAGCCTTAACTATGACAATGTTGCTCTGGGTCGACTACCAACCAGTGTTACCACAGACCCTTCAGTCAAAGCTTTACGTGAACTACCCTATCTGCCTTCAGGAGTAATGGATCCACATGAGCTTCCCGAAGATCAACCAAGAGCAGGACAATTACCTGAAGAAATTTTTGAATCTATGAACAAAAATCCCCCTCAAAAAAATTTAAAAGAGTCCAACAAAATTGCAAATCAACTAGAAAAGAATTAA
- a CDS encoding helix-turn-helix domain-containing protein, with protein MATGEVSNAAHMNLSAREMEIIELVADGLTNQEIAERLTISKRTVDNHVSNMFTKTGSKNRVALLNWAMDHGKICRDGFNCCSLPDEISSDH; from the coding sequence ATGGCCACAGGCGAAGTCTCCAATGCGGCTCACATGAACCTCTCGGCGAGGGAAATGGAGATTATCGAATTAGTGGCAGATGGGCTTACTAATCAGGAAATTGCTGAGCGGTTAACGATCAGTAAAAGAACAGTGGATAACCATGTCAGCAATATGTTTACTAAAACGGGATCCAAGAACCGAGTAGCTTTGCTCAACTGGGCGATGGATCATGGAAAGATTTGTCGTGATGGATTTAATTGCTGCTCATTGCCCGATGAAATTTCTTCCGATCACTGA
- a CDS encoding CYTH domain-containing protein, translated as MALEIERRFLVKGQEWKTIARNAQHFRQGYLVTSVKSWTVRVRIIEQEKAWLTLKSPAGGIARHEFEYLIPLDDAESLWDQALYKLTKTRYELRLNGFDWVIDCFEDQNAPLVIAEVELTSHNQAIEKPNWCYQEVTALQKLSNAALAQDPVSNWSIENRLAINLN; from the coding sequence ATGGCACTTGAAATTGAAAGAAGGTTTCTTGTTAAAGGCCAAGAATGGAAAACAATTGCAAGAAATGCACAACATTTTCGGCAAGGATATCTAGTTACTAGCGTTAAGAGCTGGACAGTAAGAGTGAGAATTATCGAGCAAGAAAAAGCATGGCTCACCCTGAAGTCTCCGGCTGGAGGAATAGCAAGACATGAATTCGAATACTTGATACCCCTGGATGATGCTGAATCACTTTGGGACCAGGCTTTATATAAGCTCACGAAAACTCGATACGAACTCAGACTGAATGGATTCGACTGGGTTATTGATTGCTTTGAAGATCAAAATGCTCCATTAGTAATAGCCGAGGTGGAGTTAACTTCACATAATCAAGCAATAGAAAAACCAAATTGGTGCTACCAAGAAGTCACAGCTCTCCAAAAATTAAGCAATGCTGCGTTAGCTCAAGACCCAGTATCTAATTGGTCAATCGAAAATCGGTTAGCAATAAATCTCAACTAG
- a CDS encoding methylenetetrahydrofolate reductase, with the protein MRSVLERSLSSEGVTITAEIMPPRGADPSRAIQKAQKLAKHVHALNVTDGSRAVMRMSSLALCKLLLDIGLDPVLQIACRDRNRIALQADLLGANALGIKNVLCLTGDPVRVGDQPDTKQVSEFNSIGLLKQVTSLNKGEDPVSGELADGPTSLFPGAAADPNCPSFNSLRRRLEQKRDAGARFLQTQMVMDPKVLENFCNEVANPLELPVLAGVFLLKSAKNALFINRVVPGACIPNSIVNRLEQSTDPANEGIAIAAEQVQRFLGLAKGVHVMAIKAEERVAEILERAGVSSLQQ; encoded by the coding sequence TTGCGGTCAGTTTTAGAACGCTCTCTCTCATCAGAAGGAGTGACAATTACAGCTGAGATAATGCCCCCACGAGGCGCAGACCCATCACGGGCCATTCAAAAGGCCCAAAAGCTTGCAAAGCATGTTCATGCACTAAATGTGACAGACGGCAGTAGAGCTGTGATGCGAATGAGCAGTCTGGCCTTGTGCAAATTGCTCTTAGACATCGGACTTGATCCTGTGTTACAAATTGCTTGTCGAGATCGAAATCGTATAGCTCTTCAAGCTGACCTACTCGGGGCGAATGCGCTAGGGATTAAAAACGTTCTATGCCTTACAGGTGATCCTGTGCGCGTGGGCGATCAGCCAGATACAAAACAAGTTAGTGAATTCAATTCTATTGGTTTACTCAAACAAGTAACTTCGCTTAACAAAGGAGAAGACCCAGTATCTGGAGAACTAGCTGATGGGCCAACAAGCTTGTTTCCAGGAGCCGCAGCAGACCCAAATTGTCCGAGTTTTAATAGTTTGCGTAGACGGCTAGAACAAAAAAGGGATGCTGGAGCACGTTTTCTTCAAACACAAATGGTGATGGACCCTAAGGTCTTAGAAAACTTTTGCAATGAAGTCGCTAATCCGTTGGAATTACCAGTACTTGCAGGAGTTTTCTTATTAAAGTCAGCAAAGAATGCCTTATTTATTAATCGGGTGGTTCCTGGTGCATGCATCCCCAATTCAATTGTTAATCGTCTTGAACAGTCCACCGACCCAGCTAACGAAGGGATTGCTATCGCAGCAGAACAAGTCCAAAGATTTCTTGGTTTAGCAAAAGGTGTTCATGTAATGGCTATCAAGGCAGAAGAAAGGGTTGCTGAGATACTCGAACGAGCTGGAGTTAGTTCGCTGCAGCAGTGA
- the nuoK gene encoding NADH-quinone oxidoreductase subunit NuoK, which yields MLVTSSLHVTLQAYLLLASFLFCIGVWGLINSRNAVRVLMSIELMLNAVNINLMAFSSYLDGELIRGQVFTIFVITVAAAEAAVGLAILLSLYRNRVTVDMENFNLLRW from the coding sequence ATGCTAGTAACTTCCTCCCTCCACGTCACACTTCAAGCTTATCTCCTTCTTGCTTCTTTTTTATTCTGTATAGGGGTATGGGGACTGATCAATAGTAGAAATGCTGTACGTGTATTGATGAGTATTGAATTAATGCTAAATGCTGTAAATATAAATCTAATGGCATTCTCTTCGTATCTTGATGGTGAATTAATTCGTGGACAAGTCTTTACAATATTTGTCATTACAGTTGCCGCAGCAGAAGCTGCGGTTGGATTAGCCATACTTCTATCCCTATATCGAAATAGAGTAACTGTTGACATGGAAAATTTCAATTTACTTCGCTGGTAG
- a CDS encoding DUF3352 domain-containing protein has protein sequence MKVRPFLLSLTTALVFLQFIVFVPERVLALSGTNPTENNQLELPKTAKFLPQNSSVSLHWTIKEEKLPQYLQSTEPLEKKISEAQKISRELIENLFALAGLNFYSDLSEWIGPEISFAFFEANEDHQDFDWVMAISSRNVSESKNFLQSFWQKQRLDGIDLNLSEYRGVTLISGNQTSTVNSYQPVSTALVSDNLIVIASKKSRLEDSLSISQLPGLNQLGNQTLKQSINHLNNGLGILTISPKSLYSLFSLPLKISERDDFNGFVASFQANESYIDINGFLEFKNPIKKQTPQNNENISTHKIAGTSEEVVAFFNSPLDLLSKSSNDPLSQLIGPILVAKLQSLEGVTAKAIITFNEGPLIWLKEAKGWVIGTKKGSPPISLIDKLLTKENYKRSELLINNKIFQVWSKLVTEHVQDGDKLKTKIGAILLQDSDINWWGENLFALQQKEQTESRLKQEESGEFHPEGMNMSAMQISLNAIQAQEQLNQWYPWQLLKVIGSASITPNIQGMEISINTDSERNPNSINLNTKLDIS, from the coding sequence ATGAAGGTTCGTCCCTTCCTACTTAGTTTGACGACTGCATTGGTGTTTCTGCAGTTCATAGTATTTGTCCCTGAGAGGGTTCTAGCCCTCTCAGGGACAAATCCAACTGAGAATAATCAACTTGAACTGCCGAAAACAGCTAAATTTTTACCCCAAAATTCATCAGTATCTCTTCATTGGACAATAAAAGAAGAAAAGCTTCCTCAATACCTGCAATCAACTGAGCCTTTAGAGAAAAAGATAAGCGAAGCTCAAAAAATATCCAGAGAGTTAATAGAAAACTTATTTGCACTTGCAGGTCTAAATTTTTATTCTGATCTTTCAGAATGGATAGGGCCTGAAATCAGCTTTGCTTTTTTTGAAGCAAATGAAGATCATCAAGATTTTGACTGGGTAATGGCCATATCAAGTAGAAATGTTAGTGAGAGTAAGAACTTTCTACAGAGTTTTTGGCAAAAACAACGCTTAGACGGAATAGATTTAAATCTAAGTGAGTATAGGGGAGTTACTTTAATTAGCGGTAATCAGACTTCAACTGTCAATAGCTACCAACCTGTATCTACAGCTTTAGTAAGTGATAACCTAATTGTCATCGCTTCAAAGAAATCAAGGCTAGAAGACTCTCTAAGTATTTCCCAATTACCCGGTCTAAATCAATTAGGCAATCAAACTCTAAAACAATCAATTAATCATCTTAATAATGGATTAGGCATACTAACAATTTCCCCAAAATCATTATATTCCTTATTCTCACTACCATTAAAAATAAGTGAGCGTGATGACTTTAATGGTTTTGTAGCGTCCTTTCAGGCTAATGAATCCTATATTGATATTAATGGATTTTTAGAATTTAAAAACCCTATTAAAAAACAAACACCTCAAAACAATGAGAACATCTCAACTCATAAAATCGCGGGGACATCAGAAGAAGTAGTCGCATTTTTTAATTCACCTTTAGATTTACTTAGCAAGTCAAGCAATGATCCTCTAAGTCAATTGATAGGTCCAATATTAGTAGCCAAGCTTCAATCTTTAGAAGGGGTTACAGCTAAAGCTATTATTACTTTTAATGAGGGCCCATTAATTTGGCTAAAAGAAGCCAAGGGTTGGGTCATAGGGACCAAAAAAGGAAGTCCACCTATATCTCTTATTGATAAGCTACTCACGAAAGAGAATTATAAGAGGTCAGAGCTATTAATCAATAATAAAATCTTTCAAGTATGGTCAAAACTGGTCACCGAGCATGTCCAAGATGGTGACAAATTAAAAACTAAAATTGGCGCAATTTTATTGCAAGATTCTGATATTAATTGGTGGGGGGAGAACCTTTTTGCACTTCAGCAAAAAGAACAAACTGAATCAAGACTAAAGCAAGAAGAATCGGGAGAATTTCATCCAGAAGGCATGAATATGTCTGCAATGCAAATATCCTTAAATGCAATACAAGCGCAAGAACAACTAAATCAGTGGTATCCTTGGCAGCTTCTAAAAGTAATAGGAAGTGCTTCGATAACTCCAAACATCCAGGGAATGGAAATTTCTATCAATACAGATTCGGAAAGAAATCCTAACAGCATCAATCTTAACACAAAGTTGGATATTAGTTAA
- a CDS encoding segregation/condensation protein A, translating into MHDHPLKLGVDSGGARLAIRLLQDAAEKGELDPWDVDVIPVVDGFLDQLRQRIEVPRQISEQLERNGGTFERDLAESSEAFLAASVLVGLKAEVLEAETFPSECEPEESFEFDSSEQGWLDSSFVIPLRPEQHLLRRPVAPPPLRRPVTLGELIEQLEAIAEQIDSDELQNRKRRPHKRFTEREVISQVNALAHREKLPETTAALGVFLNTLEPALHWMDFELLVRHWEGAANPDLDTDRVGVFWALLFLCSQGKIELQQVGSLYAPLSVKRILSPGTITQLPLKTLNVPDASPAAA; encoded by the coding sequence TTGCATGATCACCCTTTGAAACTGGGTGTTGATTCAGGCGGCGCCCGCCTAGCTATCCGTCTGTTGCAAGATGCAGCAGAGAAGGGAGAACTGGATCCTTGGGATGTTGATGTAATTCCTGTTGTGGACGGTTTTCTTGATCAACTGCGTCAGAGAATTGAGGTCCCTAGACAAATTTCAGAGCAATTAGAACGTAATGGTGGAACATTTGAACGGGACCTAGCTGAAAGTAGTGAAGCTTTCTTAGCTGCTTCTGTTTTAGTTGGTTTGAAGGCTGAAGTACTCGAAGCTGAGACATTCCCGAGTGAATGTGAGCCTGAAGAGAGTTTTGAATTTGATTCTTCAGAACAAGGTTGGCTGGATTCGAGCTTTGTGATCCCTTTGCGCCCAGAACAGCATCTTTTAAGAAGGCCTGTGGCTCCACCACCACTAAGGAGGCCTGTGACCTTAGGAGAGCTTATAGAGCAGCTTGAAGCTATTGCCGAACAAATTGATTCAGATGAATTGCAGAACCGTAAGCGTCGCCCTCATAAGCGATTTACCGAAAGGGAGGTGATCTCACAAGTCAATGCTTTAGCCCATAGAGAAAAGTTGCCAGAGACAACAGCTGCATTAGGAGTTTTTTTAAATACTTTGGAACCAGCTTTGCATTGGATGGACTTTGAATTGCTTGTTAGACATTGGGAGGGTGCTGCTAATCCTGATTTGGATACTGATCGAGTAGGGGTTTTTTGGGCGTTACTTTTCTTGTGCTCGCAGGGGAAAATTGAACTTCAACAAGTCGGTTCTTTATACGCTCCATTGAGTGTTAAACGAATTCTTTCTCCAGGTACGATTACACAACTTCCATTAAAGACTTTGAACGTGCCAGATGCTTCGCCGGCTGCGGCATAG
- a CDS encoding NADH-quinone oxidoreductase subunit J, giving the protein MNIATSTELICFLILAAVVVIGSLGVILLTNIVYSAFLLGGVFMAVAGLYLLLNASFVAAAQVLVYVGAVNVLILFAIMLVNKKEDLKPIKNLQVRRILSGAVCIGLLALLVRVDLTTPWALPGPPAIGEQATVRIGEHLFTDYLLPFELASVLLLMAMIGAIVLARRDVLVSDVGTGNSVDQNLIEKAGSPLLIDKSSP; this is encoded by the coding sequence ATGAATATTGCTACTTCCACTGAGTTAATTTGTTTTTTAATCCTTGCTGCAGTGGTAGTAATTGGCAGTCTAGGTGTAATTCTACTAACAAACATTGTTTACTCAGCATTCTTGCTAGGAGGAGTATTTATGGCTGTTGCTGGGCTATACCTTCTATTAAATGCCAGTTTTGTAGCAGCAGCTCAAGTACTCGTTTACGTCGGTGCCGTCAATGTACTAATTCTTTTCGCAATCATGCTGGTCAACAAAAAAGAAGACCTTAAACCAATAAAGAATTTACAAGTTAGACGAATACTTTCTGGAGCAGTATGCATAGGACTATTAGCACTACTTGTCCGAGTTGATTTAACTACTCCTTGGGCTCTGCCTGGTCCACCCGCAATAGGAGAACAAGCAACTGTGCGAATTGGCGAGCATCTTTTTACAGATTATCTTTTACCATTCGAGCTTGCCTCAGTCTTACTACTAATGGCCATGATTGGAGCAATAGTTTTAGCACGAAGAGATGTTCTCGTTAGTGACGTAGGCACAGGAAATTCGGTAGACCAGAATCTCATAGAAAAAGCTGGAAGTCCTCTTCTGATTGATAAATCCTCACCATAA
- the nuoH gene encoding NADH-quinone oxidoreductase subunit NuoH has product MVTSTGAASQALTTPGIDLELSFNQAMEGLGLSHQVAHLLWLPLPMLLVLVAAVVGVLVTVWLERKISAAAQQRVGPEYAGALGILQPMADGLKLLVKEDVIPKRADGLLFTLGPVLVLVPVILSWLIVPFGQNLVISNVGIGIFLWIALSSIQPIGLLMSGYASNNKYSLLGGLRAAAQSISYEIPLALAVLAIVMMSNSLSTVDIVGQQNSAGFLSWNIWRQPVGFLIFWICALAECERLPFDLPEAEEELVAGYQTEYAGMKFALFYLGSYINLVLSSLLVCVLYLGGWGFPIPIEWLANWLGQSADAPFIQIITGSVGIVMTVMKTYLLVFLAILLRWTTPRVRIDQLLDLGWKFLLPISLANLLITASLKLAFPLAFGG; this is encoded by the coding sequence ATGGTGACATCTACTGGCGCAGCATCCCAGGCCCTAACAACACCAGGGATCGATCTTGAATTGAGCTTCAATCAAGCTATGGAGGGTCTAGGCCTCTCCCATCAAGTCGCTCATTTACTTTGGTTACCGCTACCAATGCTGCTCGTTCTCGTGGCAGCTGTTGTTGGAGTGCTAGTAACTGTGTGGCTTGAACGGAAGATCTCTGCTGCTGCGCAACAGCGAGTGGGACCTGAATATGCAGGGGCCCTAGGAATACTTCAACCAATGGCAGATGGACTCAAACTACTGGTTAAAGAAGATGTAATCCCTAAACGAGCTGATGGACTGCTATTCACCCTTGGTCCCGTGCTGGTTTTGGTGCCAGTAATCCTGTCCTGGCTCATAGTTCCATTTGGCCAAAATCTTGTAATTAGCAATGTAGGGATAGGCATCTTCCTATGGATAGCCCTAAGCAGTATTCAACCGATTGGCTTACTAATGAGTGGTTATGCGTCAAACAACAAATACTCACTTTTAGGCGGACTTAGAGCTGCTGCTCAATCTATAAGTTATGAAATTCCTCTTGCTCTAGCAGTACTAGCGATTGTGATGATGAGCAATTCTCTAAGCACAGTTGACATTGTTGGGCAACAAAATAGTGCAGGCTTTTTGAGTTGGAACATATGGAGACAACCTGTAGGTTTTTTAATCTTCTGGATCTGTGCCCTTGCCGAATGTGAGCGCCTACCTTTCGATCTTCCTGAAGCAGAAGAAGAATTAGTTGCTGGATATCAAACCGAATACGCAGGAATGAAGTTCGCCTTGTTTTATCTAGGCAGTTATATCAATCTTGTTCTTTCATCATTACTTGTATGTGTTCTGTATTTAGGCGGCTGGGGCTTCCCTATCCCTATTGAATGGCTAGCTAACTGGTTAGGTCAGTCTGCAGATGCACCTTTCATCCAAATCATTACTGGATCAGTAGGCATTGTAATGACTGTAATGAAAACCTACCTGTTAGTTTTCCTGGCAATATTGCTCCGTTGGACTACCCCCAGAGTGCGAATTGATCAACTTCTTGATCTTGGGTGGAAGTTTCTACTGCCAATTTCCTTAGCTAACCTCCTGATCACAGCATCCCTCAAACTCGCATTTCCTTTGGCTTTTGGCGGCTGA
- a CDS encoding NAD(+) kinase: MFLDLVWLIYRAGNKAAAKEGLALSGELSSICSVTVIETCNISNSPLNNLLNSTTSLPDLAVVLGGDGTVLDAARHLAKHNVPILSFNIGGHLGFLTHNRHLLNGKNLLQNIIEENFSIEKRMMIEAKVEKKFTSESVIYSKEKSFANEHKYWALNDFYLRAYNDEISPTCTLELEIDGEAVDQYKGDGLILSTPTGSTAYSMASGGPILHPGIAAIIVSPICPMSLSSRPVIVPATSRLVIKPLGTRTRRVKLWQDGASAALLEPEDSCVITQAQLHAQMVVLNQSPSYYRTLAQKLHWAGSLNKNKDF, translated from the coding sequence ATGTTCCTCGATCTGGTCTGGTTGATCTATCGGGCAGGTAACAAAGCTGCAGCAAAAGAAGGCTTAGCTCTTTCAGGTGAACTAAGTTCAATCTGTTCAGTAACTGTTATTGAAACATGCAATATTTCTAATAGTCCTTTAAATAATCTTCTTAATTCGACAACATCTTTACCAGATTTAGCTGTTGTCTTAGGGGGTGATGGAACTGTACTTGATGCTGCGCGTCATCTTGCTAAACATAATGTTCCTATTTTAAGTTTCAATATTGGAGGACATCTAGGCTTTCTGACTCATAACCGACACTTACTCAATGGTAAAAACCTCTTACAAAATATTATCGAGGAAAATTTTTCTATAGAGAAAAGAATGATGATTGAGGCAAAAGTAGAAAAGAAATTTACATCAGAATCAGTCATCTACTCAAAAGAAAAATCTTTTGCAAATGAACATAAATATTGGGCTTTAAATGATTTCTACCTTCGGGCCTACAACGACGAGATTTCTCCCACATGCACTTTGGAATTAGAGATTGATGGAGAAGCTGTTGATCAATACAAAGGAGATGGGCTGATCTTATCAACACCAACAGGTTCGACGGCATATTCAATGGCCAGTGGAGGGCCAATTCTCCATCCAGGTATCGCAGCGATTATTGTCAGTCCAATATGTCCAATGAGCTTATCTAGCAGGCCTGTGATTGTTCCTGCCACATCAAGACTAGTTATTAAGCCCTTAGGGACGAGAACTCGCAGAGTCAAGCTTTGGCAAGACGGAGCTAGTGCAGCATTACTTGAGCCAGAAGATAGCTGCGTAATTACACAGGCACAGCTACATGCACAAATGGTGGTACTAAATCAAAGCCCTTCCTATTACAGAACACTGGCTCAAAAATTACATTGGGCAGGCAGCCTCAATAAAAATAAAGATTTTTAA
- a CDS encoding citrate synthase, translating into MLAEQKTIDQHLDPITIGLRPGLEGVPVTQSAICDIDGIKGELKYRGYPIADLAAQSSFLETTYLLIWGNLPSPQQLRDFEREVQMHRRVSFRVRDMMKCFPASGHPMDALQSCAASLGLFYSRRAIDNPQYVYDAVVRLIAKIPTMVAAFQLIRKGQDPIQPRDDLAYSANFLYMLTEREPDPLSARIFDRCLILHAEHSLNASTFSARVTASTLTDPYAVVASAVGTLAGPLHGGANEDVIKMLEDIRLPENSSSYLDKAIAHKQKIMGFGHREYKVKDPRASILQGLAEELFARFGKDEMYDVARALEKEASNRLGAKGIYPNVDFYSGLVYRKLGIPRDLFTPVFAISRVAGWLAHWREQLGANRIFRPSQIYTGVKTRKWKPAEERSTPENS; encoded by the coding sequence ATGCTTGCGGAGCAAAAAACAATAGATCAGCATCTCGACCCCATAACGATCGGATTGCGTCCAGGACTGGAAGGCGTACCAGTCACCCAGTCTGCAATTTGTGATATTGATGGCATCAAAGGAGAACTTAAATATCGCGGCTACCCTATTGCTGATCTTGCAGCTCAAAGCAGTTTTCTAGAAACTACTTATTTACTGATTTGGGGAAATTTACCAAGTCCACAACAATTAAGGGATTTTGAACGAGAAGTTCAAATGCACAGGCGGGTGAGCTTTAGGGTCAGAGACATGATGAAATGCTTCCCGGCTTCAGGACATCCTATGGATGCCCTGCAATCCTGCGCGGCATCACTTGGCCTGTTTTATTCCCGAAGAGCAATAGACAACCCTCAATATGTCTATGACGCTGTGGTGAGGCTGATTGCCAAAATCCCAACTATGGTTGCAGCCTTTCAATTAATTCGAAAAGGGCAAGATCCAATTCAACCTCGTGATGATCTTGCTTATTCGGCAAATTTCTTGTACATGCTCACAGAGCGCGAGCCAGACCCTCTTTCAGCAAGGATCTTTGATAGGTGTCTAATTCTGCATGCAGAACATAGTCTCAACGCCAGTACCTTTAGTGCACGAGTTACTGCAAGCACGCTGACTGACCCTTATGCCGTAGTCGCCTCTGCAGTAGGCACTCTCGCTGGCCCTCTTCATGGTGGTGCAAATGAAGATGTAATTAAAATGCTGGAAGATATTAGGCTCCCAGAAAATTCTTCCTCATATCTAGACAAAGCAATTGCACATAAACAAAAAATCATGGGTTTTGGCCATCGTGAATACAAAGTAAAAGATCCGCGCGCCTCAATTCTTCAAGGACTTGCAGAAGAACTCTTCGCACGATTTGGCAAGGATGAAATGTATGACGTTGCAAGAGCTCTCGAAAAAGAAGCTTCGAACCGTCTAGGTGCAAAAGGTATATATCCAAATGTTGACTTTTATTCTGGACTGGTTTATCGAAAACTTGGTATTCCTAGAGATCTTTTCACACCAGTATTTGCTATATCTCGAGTTGCTGGCTGGTTGGCTCATTGGCGTGAACAACTAGGTGCCAATCGAATTTTCAGGCCATCACAAATTTATACAGGTGTAAAAACAAGAAAATGGAAGCCGGCTGAAGAACGTTCTACTCCCGAAAACTCCTAA
- a CDS encoding NDP-sugar synthase, whose translation MKAMILAAGKGTRVQPITHVIPKPMIPILQKPVMEFLLELLKEHQFKEVMVNVSHLAEEIENYFRDGQRFGVEIAYSFEGRIEDGELIGDALGSAGGLKKIQDFQEFFDDTFVVLCGDALIDLDLTEAVRRHREKGALASLITKRVPKDQVSSYGVVVTDEDDRVKAFQEKPSVDVALSDTINTGIYLFEPEVFEHIPSDTPFDIGSDLFPKLVEMGAPFYALPMDFEWVDIGKVPDYWRAIRNVLLGEVRQVGIPGKQVRPGIYAGLNVAANWDKINVKGPVYVGGMTRIEDGATIIGPSMIGPSCCICEGATIDNSIIFDYSRIGPGVQLVEKLVFGTYCVGKNGNHFDLQEAALDWLITDSRRQDLGEPSPQQKAMAELLGTDLTAAAN comes from the coding sequence ATGAAGGCGATGATCCTAGCGGCAGGCAAAGGAACGCGTGTACAACCTATTACGCACGTTATCCCAAAGCCAATGATCCCAATTCTTCAGAAACCCGTTATGGAGTTTCTGCTGGAATTGTTGAAGGAACATCAGTTCAAGGAAGTCATGGTGAATGTTTCACACCTGGCTGAAGAAATTGAAAATTATTTTCGAGATGGTCAGCGTTTTGGTGTGGAAATTGCTTATAGCTTTGAAGGTCGAATTGAAGATGGGGAGTTAATTGGGGACGCTCTTGGTTCTGCAGGCGGATTGAAAAAAATTCAAGACTTTCAAGAATTTTTTGATGACACTTTTGTTGTGCTTTGTGGGGATGCCCTCATAGACCTTGATTTAACTGAGGCTGTTAGGCGACATAGAGAAAAGGGAGCTTTGGCTAGCTTAATAACTAAAAGAGTTCCTAAAGATCAGGTAAGTAGTTATGGAGTAGTAGTGACTGATGAGGATGATAGGGTCAAGGCCTTTCAAGAAAAACCTTCAGTTGATGTTGCCTTGAGTGACACGATTAATACCGGAATATATCTTTTTGAGCCTGAAGTATTTGAACATATTCCTTCTGATACTCCATTTGATATTGGGTCAGATTTGTTTCCTAAATTGGTAGAAATGGGGGCCCCATTTTATGCCCTCCCTATGGATTTTGAATGGGTAGATATAGGCAAGGTTCCTGATTATTGGAGGGCTATTCGTAATGTACTTTTAGGGGAGGTTCGTCAGGTGGGCATCCCTGGAAAGCAAGTAAGACCAGGGATTTATGCAGGTTTAAATGTTGCAGCTAATTGGGATAAAATTAATGTTAAAGGGCCTGTGTATGTTGGTGGAATGACCCGAATTGAGGATGGTGCAACTATTATAGGACCTTCAATGATTGGCCCTAGTTGTTGTATCTGTGAAGGGGCAACAATAGATAATTCAATTATCTTTGATTATTCCCGAATTGGTCCAGGAGTACAACTGGTAGAGAAATTGGTTTTTGGTACTTATTGTGTCGGTAAAAATGGCAATCATTTTGATCTTCAAGAAGCTGCTCTTGATTGGTTGATTACTGATTCCAGAAGACAAGACTTAGGTGAACCATCTCCCCAGCAAAAAGCTATGGCTGAATTACTTGGTACTGATCTCACTGCTGCAGCGAACTAA